The following DNA comes from Amycolatopsis solani.
TGGAACATTCGTTGCGGCGCGAATAATCCAAATGTGTTCGGTTTTTACGCCGTCAGCGACCAGTTCCTCCGCGATGGATTCGGCCTCGATAAATGTGGACTCGGCGGCGGTCGTGGTCCAGCGAACGTTTTCACCATTGACGATTCCTGGATCTCCTAAGTCTGCTCCGAGATATTCCTGGACTGTGTGAACGATTGCTCGAGTGTTGCGAACATTGAGACTCAGGTCGACCGAAGAGGCCTCTGTGGTGACGAGTTGCAAGACGTCCTGGTCGAAGTGTCCGTCGACGTGTGCTTGATTATTATGGTCGAGAAACATTCGCCAATTTCCGGCACTCCTTCCGTTGGTGATCGCACCGTCTATCCGATCCATTCCTTCTGCCGTCATCAGATCTTGTGCCTCGTCGACGAATACAACGTCGTACGTTTTGGCGGAATCAAGTCGGTCGAATGAGAGTAGGTCGATGGCGCGATCAACCACGTGTGGTTCGAAGAACTCCCTCAGGGCAGGCGAACGGAACGTGATAAGAACGGACCGTCCTTGGTCGGCTTCTTGCTTTGCCGCCTCTACGAGTACCAAGGATTTTCCCGTGCCTGCCCCGCCGGATACCAGTACTCGGGGATTTCGTGCCAGTGATGCAAGAAACCTGGCCTGGTCGGCTGTGGCACGGTTCTGTTCCTCGATCACCGCACCCCGTAGCGCATCGATAACCGGCATGCGGGCGAAGTGTCCGAACAGACGTGTCCGCAGTTCATCGATCCTTGCACGTTTTCGCCCTGCAGGAGGTTCCTGCGCGTTCGCTGCGACGGTGTCGAGCGCCCGTGTCAGCTCCGCAATGCTCATATCAGTCCGCGCCAGCCAGTGAGTCGGATGCCATTCGACCGAGTGTGGCGGGGTATCGATGTCCGGCGTCACCACAATGGCCTCTTGTGCGAACCAGCCGACCCCTTCTTTTCGAAGGATGTTGCGCAATGCGTACATTGCCGATTGTGCCTGTTCCATTGGTGACGTGGCAAGCTTGTGCCAGTCGCCTCGCCTGTCGATGCTGTACCAAACGCCGTCGTGTTTCTTGATGCCGCCGCCTTTGGCTTCGACGACGATCAAGACTTTTTTCCATAATATGAGGAAGTCCGCTTCGGCTTGATGCTTGTATGCATGTGACCGAAGTTTTACCGAATGAAAAGCTACGGCGTCGACGTCACCTTCGACATCTCGTAGCAGACGTGCGATTCTGCGTTCCGCGTCACTGGTCGCGGTCTCTTCTATGTCAGCCAGGGTCGGTACAAGAATCATGCGCGCTGCTCCTGCCAAAGGTCTTCGTACTCGCGGTACCCGAGCCACTCATTGAAGGCCCCGAAGTTGTCCGCCATATCCACGATCAGGCACTCTTCCTTCCCGCCGTTTCTGGGGCCACGGAGACCGCGACCGGCCATTTGGATGTAGGCGTTCGGGCTGAAGGTGGGGCGAGCGATGTACAGAGCACGGACACCGGGGGCGTCGAAACCCTGTGCCAGTAGATCGCAGTTTGCGAGTACGCGGATCTCATTTCGCTTGAACCGCTCGATGCTGTCGCGACGTTCCTGCCTTCCGGTCTGGCCGCTGACCGCTGCCGCTTCGACATCGCGATACCGCAGCGTTGCGGCGAGCACCTGAGCTGACAGGACGTTCGGTGTGAACACCAGCACTGGCCAGCTGTTGTCCAGGCCCATGATGTGGTCGACGAGGATTGACATGCGGGCCTGGTCTGCGCCGACGCGATCCATCACCCGTGCGGGAACTCGGCGCTGCTGTTCGGCTTCGGCCTTCTCGTCCGGATCGAGGGTGACTTCGATGCCCGGGAGCACTTCGTGTTGTACCTTTGCCAGCACTCCGAGCTCGGCGAGCGGACGGTAGGCGTCGAGGGTGTCGAAGACGTCCAGCTTTCGATTGCCGAACCGGCTGGCGAGCGCGGCTGTTGCTGATGCCGACGTGCCCTTGAATGGGGTTGCGGTCAACCCGACGAGAGGTCGCTCCCAGCCGCGGCCTGCGACCCCCAACCAGTTCAAGATCCGCGTGTACCGCTCGGAACCACCGGCGCGGTGTCCTTCGTCGACGATCACTGCTGTCGAACTGGCCAGCCAGCTGTACTCGGGGTTCTCGAGGAGGGTGTCGAGCTTGGCGTCGGTTGCGACGACAACGGAGAAATCCGTGTCCGGCTCGTGGACGATGTTGTTCTCCCACAAGCGGCCGATCGTCAGGGAGCGCTCGTCGCCGAGGCCACGCCAAACAGTGCTCCAGGTTTGCACGGCCTGCTCGCAGAGTTCCTGAGACTGGGCAATCCACAGGACGGGCCCCCGAAGGTTCCCGTCGATGAAGAGTCGGAGCACGGTCTCGGCCGCAACTCGTGTCTTGCCTGCGCCAGTCGGCAACTCCACCATCGCCTTGAGGTGACGCCCGTTTGCCTCGCGGAGAGTGAGCACGTCCCTGAGCTGCCGGCTGATCTTCTGCTGGAACGAGTGAAGTGGATTGAGTTTCACAGCCCCAGGAATGACGAACTCGTCTTCCTGGTGTTGAGTGCGCCGCCCGGCGTATTCGCTGCCGAACCCCATCTTTCTCAGCCACGAGATGGTCGCCGCACCACCTGCCCACGTTGTCGGTACATCGACGAAACCGTCGTTCCGGAAGTGGTCTGCAAGCTGTTTGATCGAGTCGGATCCGTATACCTTGAGGACAAGGTCGGCGACCGACGTGGAGGCATTGACCAGGCCTTGTGCCTCGAGGGCTCGCCAAAGGCCTTTCGGCAACGCGTCGCGTAGATCATCGGGACCGAAGTAGACGTCGAGTCGCTCGGCGTCGGTGGGGGCACGCTTGGCTTCTTGGCGAAGTGCCTGTAGCCGCTGATCGAGGCCGGCCTTGAGTACGCCCTCGAGTTCAGCGTTGGTGAGTCCCAGGGAGAAGGCTTCGTTCACGACACCGAGGAGGCGGCGCTCGTCCGTGTCGCTGCGTACCACCAGACTCAGCCCGTCGAGATGCCATTCGAGCGTTTGGTCTTCGACGCCGTCTTCGGTGCTCACCCGCTTGACCACGCGGAGTGCCCTCGCAACCGTCGCGGTCGTCAGTGTGTCTCCGACGGGAGTGCTTCGGAGTCCGCTGAAGATGTCGACGATACGCTCGCTCTCCTGTCGCCCTTCGATCTCCATGGAGAACGCGAAGCTGTCCTCGAACCGGCGGCAGCCCACCAAGGTCTCGAGTTCGGCGACCTGGTCGTCGGTCACCCGAAGGTACGGGCGCTGACGTGACGAGAGGAACTCCTCTTCCTCGTCCGTGGTAGCGAGATAGACCGAGTCCGGAGGTCGGGCCTCGATCGCTCGACCCACCT
Coding sequences within:
- a CDS encoding nuclease-related domain-containing DEAD/DEAH box helicase, with product MILVPTLADIEETATSDAERRIARLLRDVEGDVDAVAFHSVKLRSHAYKHQAEADFLILWKKVLIVVEAKGGGIKKHDGVWYSIDRRGDWHKLATSPMEQAQSAMYALRNILRKEGVGWFAQEAIVVTPDIDTPPHSVEWHPTHWLARTDMSIAELTRALDTVAANAQEPPAGRKRARIDELRTRLFGHFARMPVIDALRGAVIEEQNRATADQARFLASLARNPRVLVSGGAGTGKSLVLVEAAKQEADQGRSVLITFRSPALREFFEPHVVDRAIDLLSFDRLDSAKTYDVVFVDEAQDLMTAEGMDRIDGAITNGRSAGNWRMFLDHNNQAHVDGHFDQDVLQLVTTEASSVDLSLNVRNTRAIVHTVQEYLGADLGDPGIVNGENVRWTTTAAESTFIEAESIAEELVADGVKTEHIWIIRAATNVPPEKSKRGITITSPRYAKGLEAEHVIVCELPETFDEAGIAAFYVATTRARVSLDIVLSPKEKRRIQQLVRRQLEKN